The genomic window CAAGCAGAAACAAGCGCTATCACGGCAGTTGCATTGACGGGAAGATTAGCTGTGGCCGCTGTGTTCAGCGTCATTATCTTGCACACTTCTGAGTTATTCCCTACGGTGAGTAAATTAAGTTTTAAAACAATAGTATAAACATCCACATACCTCACTCGAAATATTTCTCGAGCACTCGAAGTCACGTAAGAGTTTCTGACGTCATCTCAGCAATTGCAGTCAGgaggaaatttcaaatcccATTCGAAGCACaagaatttaaattaattcgtACGTCTTGCTTGACATGCGCATCCAGGTTTGCCGAAACAGCGCCGTGGGGACGAGCTCAACCATGGCTCACGTTGGCAGCATTGCGGCGCCTTACGTGGTCGACCTATTAGGGGCAGAAGTTTGGTGGGGACCCAGCACACTGTGTGGCGTTTTGGCGCTCATCGCTGGATTATTGTCCCTGGTTCTACCGGAAACGCGGGGAAGACCTTTGACTGATACCGTCGACGAGGAATTGGCCGAGGGGCGGGGAATCGTATCACTGAAAAACTGTTGTTCGTTTAGATAAAAATACGCCCGCCAATTCGCGTTATAGTACAATAAATGCGTAAATCAGAGATACTGTCCATCGTTGCAACTAAGGTAGCATTCTGTTGCAAGTTCACGTTACGGCTGTCGCACGCGCAAGTGGATGACTCTGGTGGCAAATCACTATATATCTGTCTTTTTCCGCATAAAAAAATGACTTATCTGATGAACCGACAAGAAATGCACTGACTGCAACAAGATTTATGGAAGAAATCCTGAAACCGCTGTATGCggttattataaatatatctttgattacattaattttataaaacgtAGCTAAATATTCCAAGTAACTACAGGTTTTAATACTGCTGACCAAGTTAAATGAAATAAGTAGaagaaagtagaaaataataaagtgTTTGTGTAAtgtaaacaattaaaaatgaccactttttaaaaaataatgttatgTACACTAAATGCTATACCCAATACCACAAGCATTAACAGTATCTAATTCTTAGCTACAAGAGTACATGTTGaagatattgtataatataataacattATTTGAAACCGAATTACAGGTCTccgtatcaaatttttaccgGTTTTCGCGCCAATACACAATgatatacacatatgtgtaggtatatatgtattatacggATTTCAACTTTTTGATCGATTTTGAATCTTACAACTTTCGAAATCGATTAATCACCTCGGAAAGTTGACTTTTAAGAACTGAagttattcattattttctacCTTAATCTCAGATTTTAAattaagttgaaaaaatatcaaaaagtCGAGAAGGATCGATTCTGAGTAACCGACTACCTTCTaccaaaattcgattttcgacTGAAGTCAAAGTCGACTTTGTCGTCGCTACCGACGTATGAATGCACAGCAGGCGCTGTTTGACAGACCTTGTGTAGCTTTGTGGTAGCTTTGATGTTTGCTCGCTTGTTGTGTGGCGCCATGCAACAATCATGCAATATTTTGTCGCAAAGCGCTGACGATCGAAATCTCGCGTGATCCGAGGACGCATGAAATGCTACCTGGAAATGTAATTGATCCttatattatatcatattccatattattttataaattgtatcACAATAAATACATCGTTACTTGTATAACATAGgtcaatatatgtataaacaaatGGGTACTATCAAAACTCCCATCACCTTCTCCTGCCTCAACTGCGAggaattgacaattttttttcttgggttaaaaaaaatatcagtttcAATACACCAGTATCTACTATTGTTTTTCACTCAAGCTCAAGCGGAATTAGTAAACATTAATACGATGCTCACGTTTACCGTTATTTACTTGTAGCTGCCGTCGCGTGTAAACGACATGGGTTCCCAGCTAATACAGTGGAACTCGTATGATAACATTTTTCTGCTATTCTGTAGGATATACTATTACCTCCGATAATCATAGTGTATATTTCGTAGGTTAAAATATCGTCGCGAATCATGGCGAATAATTCTCAAAATAGAGACGGAGTTACGCAATTTCGTATAACCATAACCTATTGTGAACATCGCTGATAGGCACGTATTTGAGTCATAATTCATTTGTCGCTATACGTATACGGATAGACCATGATGGCGTCATACACAGGTTGCAGCCTGTGGTAGATATTCCATGCCGTAGCATAAATAATGTTAGCACAGTAGGTACAGAAGTACCGTAACCAGTGCGGCTCATGATTATATACGCAACACGGTATACCATATCTACTGCACACGTAAAGTGCCGCGTGTATTTTTAGCATGTTATGAGGGAAAACGTAACGATCGTTTCTATCAAAGATGCCCGTCGTTGCACTGGCCgaatcaatgaaaattgattacatTTTCCAATCTCATCGTTTCAGcagatttaaatataaatccgCCAATTTCTACCCAAGTATAAATACGGTGAAAGATAAAGGCTAAGAAGGGAACTTGAGATAAGTCATGAATTTCAGCAGCATAGAACGCCGTCGTAATGATTTAAAATAGTGAACGAGGCTCAGGGCGCCATCTTGGCACGCGCCATCTGGATAGCGCGAGTGAAAAGTTTACGGtggcaaaatattgaaaaagtgtttgaaaacATAAATATTTCCTTGAAATCGGGTGTTCAGAAGTGAACAAAATATCTATGGACGATCGTCTGATACTGTATAATATACAGAGTTGTATTCTTCTCACCATTGATGTATTATGGCTATATTTGAGAAGACCTAACCTCGGCAAAGAAAAATGAGTGCCTCTGAGGAGGGAATGATATATTTTGCCTACCAAggcgacgacgatgacgatgataggGGTAGCAATTTACCAGGAGTATCCACCGAACAGCTGATAACATTGGGAGAATCCAAAGGGAAGCCCGATGGAACAACTAGGGACACCGTCAATGATGCCGTAACAGACCACGACTACATCGATCTCATTCAGGATAAGCAAATTGACCAATTGTCTAACATTGAGGATGGAACGATAATCATTATACATGATCAGGATGAAGTTGACGAGAGCGCTTCACCAAACCCTGTGGTTGTTGCTCCGCCTAAGGAACAGCAaacattttctcaaataaCAAATTTATCACAATTAAAGAAAGTAACGCCTCGATTAAAGTTGCCTAGTTCTGAGCAAAATTTAGTGAAGGGATTAGCCGAGTTGAGGAAAATGAATACTCAATTACGAGACAAACGAACTGCGGCAATATCAGATGAGGCTAAACAACAGTTGAAAAAGTATTGCCGGACATGCGCGGGATTGAAACTTCCACTGGTAGATATATTCAGTGACAAAGGTATGCAGATGCGACTTAATCAGCAAATGAAACATTTAGAGGACATAGATCAAAATGATAGTTTATCAACGCAAATGTGTATGGATTGCATATGCGATTTGAAAAtgagttacaaatttttcatgcaaatTAAAAAGGCAGAGTTCAAACTAAAGTCTATGTACACGGCACTCAGTGAGCCCTTGGGTAATGAACGACCCTCTTCGAAGGAGTTACAATCTAGCGAAACGAGCAAAATTATCACTTGGAACACTCCCGTAGTAAAGATTGAAAAAGATGTGCACACTTACGCTAAGAAAAAGACAAATAATACTGCAAGTGTACCTAAATCCGTTGGACCGCCCAAAATGTCCTCATTTCGTTCACTGCAAGAGAATTCTAATACTGCAAAATTGCTCCCAATTAAATTGAAAGAGGAACCGTTATCAGTTTCAGAGAATGAGGGCACAGCAGATAGGTTCGAAGATGTCACAGATCCTAATCGCAACGACGACAATGAATCAATCGAGGAATTCGACCCAGAAGATCTACCACTACATGCGGATAGCTCTGAATATGATGGGTCTAATGACGAACGTGATGAGCCTGAATTCCAGAAGGTTAAAAAAGCATATACTGAGTCTGAATCACACAAGGGAGAACTCTCGGCAACCCCTGCAGTATATCAATACGATGATACAAAAAAGGCCTATGTTAAATACGAGGCTGGAGACAGTAAAGAAAATCTGCGTAACCCAGTGAAACAGGTAATAAAAACAGAAACCGAAGAGGATGTCACTGATTCAAAAGAACAGCCAAACATATTAAAGAAAAGACTGTCGGTACCTCTTACGTCCAAGTCAGTCCTGGATGCTGTAGAAACCGGTCTTTCGGTAGATTTGAATAGTTCTACCATCTCAGAAAAAACCCTGCAAAAGTTGAGTGTGAATCATCCGATGAGCATTGGTTCTAAAGACGAAGATGGAATTATGTATGTAACAGTTAAAGGATCAAAGCCAAATGAATTGTTATTGgtaaaagttaaaaaaatggaCAAGCCAGGAGAAAAGACCGAAGATACAAATCTCTCCCATACAGCGATCGATATGAAACCAGTAGACAGAATGCTGAAAAAGTATGAGgcattgaaaatgaaagaaaaagatttgttttccgataaatttcgaaaacctGACATCAGAGAGCAAATAATAGAGGAACAAATAGAAGaatataaaagaagaagagaacaaGTTCTAGGCTCCAATAGTACGATGACCACCGACAATGGATCattcaaatcaataaaaacAGAAGGGAAATCGACATATCGCACATATTCTCAAAATACTGGAGAAGAAAGTTGtaccataaaaataaaagacgaTCCAGGTGATTTGGAGGCATGCGAAGAAAATCCATGTAACGAAGAGTCTCAGGCAGATGGTGAAAAATCAGACGAGTGTCACTCATCAACGGATAAACCTTACCCAAGTTCTGAGGATTACTTGGCTAGGTTGGCTCGACTCGAACAAAAATGGGAAGAGGCTAAGCAGAAACGAGAATCTTTGCAAAAAGAATTTGATGAATCGTGTATTGAGGGTAACCAGGAAAAATTGGAACGAATATTGGGAGAAAaggacaaaaatttgaaagagttTGAGGATTATTTGAAACAGAGAAAGATTGTGATAAATAGATTGAAAGATGAAGATATAATATCACTGTACGAGAATAGGCACAACATGGTGATGAAAGAAGATGTAGAGTTGTCGCAGAATTCTGGTGATGATATGTTTGTTATTGAAGAAACAATTCCCCTTGaagattatttggaatgtgatTATTGTCCAGCTACATTTCCTTTCAACGACGTGCTTCAAGAACACATGAAGACGCACGATTACAAAATACTGCACTATTGTGAAGACTGTAACACAGAATTCTCAACTAACaaagcaagaaaaaatcaCAACATTACGTGCATGCAAAAGTTGATATGCAAATACTGCGAATTGATGTTAGATTCAAAGGGTAAAAAACGACAGCATGAACAGAAGCATTGCGACAGTATGTATGGCCAGCTATGCGATTACTGTggggaaaaattcaaacatcaaGGAACGCTGGATCAGCACATTAAAATGCAGCACATGAGCTGGGAAAAAGTATTTCAGTGTCCGAAATGCCCTAAAAAGTTTGCATTCAAGCAGAAGTTGAGCTTTCATGTAAAATCTGTCCACACAACACTGAGAGCTTTTCTCTGCGAGGATTGTGGTGCAGATTTTAAAAATCCTGCAAGTCTACGGCACCATAGGATTCGCAAACATCAGCCTGTGGGTAACAAAAGAGAATGTACAGTTTGCCACAAACTGGTGCCATTTTATAGTCTGTCTAAGCATATGCATACACACAAAGCTTACACCATACAATGTCCGCACTGCGATAAGATGTTCAAAAACAGTTCAACGCTGAAGCAACACGTTAGAATTCATGAGGACCAAAGACAATACAGATGCGATATTTGTGGTGTAGGATTTAATCGAAGAGACGGTTTAAGACTGCACATGAGAGTGCACGAGAAAACCGATAGTCGGGGTTTGAAGGAATGCTCGTGCCAAGTATGCGGCGAGAAATTCCCGAATCATTCGATGCTTGTGATTCACAGGAACAGAGTTCACAAGGATGGAAGACAGTACACCTGTCACATCTGTAACAGATCAATGATCTCCCCTCGGTCTTTGGAATGGCACATGTCCCACATTCATAATCAGGCTCTGCCTGGTGAAGTGAAGTCGGATCCGTTAGCACCTACTGAAAAGAAACGAGTAACTTGTTACCATTGCGAAAAAACTTTTAAGACAGAAATGATTTTACGTACTCACATTAAAAATACGCATGTTAAAAAGGATCCTATGAAATGTGCCGAGTGCGATGAGGTGTTCACGTCAGAGGTCAGAATGCGACACCATATGATGGTGGTGCACAATAGGCTCGAGGGAACATTGCCATGTCCGCATTGTCCGAAAAGATTTGTTAATCAACTTCGATTAAAAACGCACATGATCTCACATTCTGAAGAGAGACCGTACACATGCGAGATATGCGGCTTTAATCTGAAAACTAAAATTCAGTTAATAAAACATCATCAAAATAGACACAGTGACGAACGACCATTGCAATGCAGATTTTGTCCATGGAGATGCAAACAAGTCAGTGCTCTTGTTTGTCATGAAAGAACGCACACTAATGAAAGACCCTACGCCTGCAGTGTTTGCAGACAACGCTTCAAGTATCTGGGTGACAAAAATAAGCATGAAAGAAGACATGAAAGTTTGGGAGGATCAGGATTCAAGAGAATTGTAACAGGCAGAAATACAAAACAGCCAAAAATACAAGCAGTGGAACTTACTTCCTGCTCCGAGCAAGATCAGGAAGACTACGAGCAAGCTCAAGCTCATTATGGTAATGAAGACCAAACCGACGATCAGTATGTGGATGAAAAGATGGAGAAATACGAGCCCGAGGATATGGGAGAAGAATACGAACAGGCATATGATCAGGTGAGATAAAcagatttctttcaaaaaattcaatgaaactTGTATACTAGggctattttatttttttgcttttcacAGTGGGTTAGGTAATTTCAATTGGTATTTGCAACGGTAACTAACAACGAAATTCATCGCTGTGATACTTactcaatgttttttttttttatttttttttttctaaaaatttcaggACTACGAGACCTCGAGAGAGGCTTCGGAAGCGGCGGAAGTTATAATGAACATGGAAGATGGTACGGTATACACCGAGGAAGTGACTGCGGAGAACCTCGAGAGTGCGGAGATTATAACTGACGAAATGACGGATCAAATCCTGCAGTCTGGAACAGTTGTACATTTTCAACAGCAAGTTGATACTGGAAAAATACAAGTTATTCCAGTTATGTTATCTTTGCCGGACCTAACTGATGCCAATTCTGAGGTTAATCTTGCTACAGCTTCTATTATGTACAATGCCAACGAAGATGGAGTCCTATAGAGGCGTATGGCCTGTAGGCTatttgaagcaaaaaaatagGACTCCATCTTCGTTGACAATGCTCAATAAGAGAATATTACCTATTGAATAGGTCGGGTGAAAATATAGACTACAGAATACTTACAGTTTCAATGTTGCGAATGATGTTTTagtgaattgaatttcattacattaGATATGGAACTGCATATCAAACTTATACTATCTATTCTTTGCTCTCCACAATTTCTGCACACTTTCAATTCCATACGGTTGTAAATTTGTTCAGATTATTATTACGCTTGCTGAACATAATGAAGCAGCATacacatttattttatttaagaCGACTGAACTTATTTCTCCGTAAACTTTGCATGCAGTTCTAAGTTTAATTACAGattgttaataattatttagcAGCTGTAGTAAAGGTGATTCAAAATCTTGCAATTCTTTTAACGTTTTGACTTTAGTTGAGTATTGGTAAAAGTGTTGTTAAATATAccttctttttcgttttcttaaAAGAAAGGCATTCGTTATGCTCTCCTGAAAGTcgataaaagaaagaattaaatttttctgcaTATTATCTGATATCCAATGAGTTGCAAAAAATCGCCttctttgtaaatattaaGTATTTGTAAGCAAATCATTCGGTGAATCTATcaaatatataggtataacaaaATCTATAATATTGATATTCATGTTTTTGGTATAATTGCTGCTGAAACATGTTGAGATAGCTACTTATGATATATTGATAGGCATGCCTACCGTGCATATATTTCTGCAACTAACATACCCATGTATTGTACTAAATATAATGGCGTctagtaaaaaaatatcgttgcaCCATACATGAACTAGGTTACTAGTTAATATTTGTTTAAGTGTTGTCAGCAAAATTATAGTTTTTATATGACAAGCTTAATCTCCGAGCCTGTAAATATGTTTCTGTGCTATCTCCATGGACAACTCGACTGGTTTGTAGTTTTTGACACGTAGCACAAAAATGGGATTTGTGGCAAGTGCGCACATAAAGATTTCTTGACTCGTGTAAGTTTCGAACTCGTCAAGAAATCCCTATTTTATGCGCACTGaccatgaaattaaatatttttcaactcttttcTTGAAACTCGATTAACAGAATTATAAACAAACGTTAGTAGCAACAAACGCGTGCTCGACAGCAAACTAGATGAGTTTCAACACAGGCTCATTATATTTAATTCGCATAATTGCTATTGGTTTAGTTTCGCAACATATAATAAGCTAAAATCTTAGATAAAGTAACAAATACCCTTGTGATTGTCACTAAAGTGTATAAACAAAACGTCAAAAATTATTCGCACTTTGAATAATGAACTAGTATACATAGagttcatcaaaaaaaaaatttgatagtaaaatattgaagtaacttatatatttcattattttgtatAACAAGTTAATCGTGGTAAATAGACCCAATATATTACATTTACATTGATTCCGTAATATATACTAATTTtaagaattataaatattagttACATTCAAATTTTAGTGCGTAATTTTACTCGGGGAGAATGCATCTCCATTCGCGTATTGATTAAGTACCACTTGGGTACATACTTCGGCTCAAGTTATAATTGGCCTTGGCAGAGAAGAACAATTTTCCAATTgtatccaaaaaaattttgatgcaacaataaaatattttcaaatacctaagtgatatttatttattcccatttttcgaatataccTCGGCTTGTTTGTGCTCAGAGGAATATATGTAAACTTCAAGATTTAAGAGAAACGTAAGTTGACAGCAAAATGGCATGGAATAGCTGCTAAACATGGTTTTGTTAATCACGTTATAACATTGAATGTATTAATATTCAATACCGATAGCTTAGATTGGGCAGCTTCGACATCAGCTGCTAAATTTCTATATCTGATGATATAATTTTGAAGTTTTCTAGGTACAGTTTGTAATCGGAATTATGACGACTGTAAtaaataacgtataatatctattcttcaaatattacaataacaacaatgataATTAGCGTCCCCCTCCACTCTGAATAATACTTTACCAGGGTCACATTCTATGGAGTTTCAGCGCACAACGTAGAATTAAGTAACCAGAGTACCTAATAActgtaaatataaaatacctgACTAATATACATTATAAGCTATAGTGtataaattcataaaatatatatatatatatatatatatttatgtataaaatataactaTATCAATTGATAATCTGTGTAATATGCTTGCAGAAATAAAACACGATTGaacagatatttttcaaaactgtcgATAAAAGTACATCTgtgtacacacacatgtaGTGGCATGTCATtgtaaaagtagaaaaaaaacatgatgCAAACAAGGAATGGTTCTGCGTTGTATACGCTATACGGTATAAGGTGTCattgtatatttacatatacatgtgtatatgcGAGTGTGTTTCTAAAATAATCTTTATAACTTGAAATTGATCTATTAATTGCGCTATTAAACTTTTTAAAATGCGTTTCATATATCGACTAATATTGTAGCACGTGCAGGATATCTTTCTTCGCATATCGTTTTCTCTGCATTGGTATTACAAGAAATTTTCTACAGGCTACCTGTGCGTCAGCAAAATTATGATCATTTCTTGTTCAGACTTTTATAGTAGTCCGCAAGGATCTTCCATGCTGACGGTGCCATGAATCCATCTGGAGGATTCTCGCCAGATTTCGCTA from Neodiprion lecontei isolate iyNeoLeco1 chromosome 1, iyNeoLeco1.1, whole genome shotgun sequence includes these protein-coding regions:
- the LOC107220519 gene encoding uncharacterized protein LOC107220519 isoform X1, with amino-acid sequence MSASEEGMIYFAYQGDDDDDDRGSNLPGVSTEQLITLGESKGKPDGTTRDTVNDAVTDHDYIDLIQDKQIDQLSNIEDGTIIIIHDQDEVDESASPNPVVVAPPKEQQTFSQITNLSQLKKVTPRLKLPSSEQNLVKGLAELRKMNTQLRDKRTAAISDEAKQQLKKYCRTCAGLKLPLVDIFSDKGMQMRLNQQMKHLEDIDQNDSLSTQMCMDCICDLKMSYKFFMQIKKAEFKLKSMYTALSEPLGNERPSSKELQSSETSKIITWNTPVVKIEKDVHTYAKKKTNNTASVPKSVGPPKMSSFRSLQENSNTAKLLPIKLKEEPLSVSENEGTADRFEDVTDPNRNDDNESIEEFDPEDLPLHADSSEYDGSNDERDEPEFQKVKKAYTESESHKGELSATPAVYQYDDTKKAYVKYEAGDSKENLRNPVKQVIKTETEEDVTDSKEQPNILKKRLSVPLTSKSVLDAVETGLSVDLNSSTISEKTLQKLSVNHPMSIGSKDEDGIMYVTVKGSKPNELLLVKVKKMDKPGEKTEDTNLSHTAIDMKPVDRMLKKYEALKMKEKDLFSDKFRKPDIREQIIEEQIEEYKRRREQVLGSNSTMTTDNGSFKSIKTEGKSTYRTYSQNTGEESCTIKIKDDPGDLEACEENPCNEESQADGEKSDECHSSTDKPYPSSEDYLARLARLEQKWEEAKQKRESLQKEFDESCIEGNQEKLERILGEKDKNLKEFEDYLKQRKIVINRLKDEDIISLYENRHNMVMKEDVELSQNSGDDMFVIEETIPLEDYLECDYCPATFPFNDVLQEHMKTHDYKILHYCEDCNTEFSTNKARKNHNITCMQKLICKYCELMLDSKGKKRQHEQKHCDSMYGQLCDYCGEKFKHQGTLDQHIKMQHMSWEKVFQCPKCPKKFAFKQKLSFHVKSVHTTLRAFLCEDCGADFKNPASLRHHRIRKHQPVGNKRECTVCHKLVPFYSLSKHMHTHKAYTIQCPHCDKMFKNSSTLKQHVRIHEDQRQYRCDICGVGFNRRDGLRLHMRVHEKTDSRGLKECSCQVCGEKFPNHSMLVIHRNRVHKDGRQYTCHICNRSMISPRSLEWHMSHIHNQALPGEVKSDPLAPTEKKRVTCYHCEKTFKTEMILRTHIKNTHVKKDPMKCAECDEVFTSEVRMRHHMMVVHNRLEGTLPCPHCPKRFVNQLRLKTHMISHSEERPYTCEICGFNLKTKIQLIKHHQNRHSDERPLQCRFCPWRCKQVSALVCHERTHTNERPYACSVCRQRFKYLGDKNKHERRHESLGGSGFKRIVTGRNTKQPKIQAVELTSCSEQDQEDYEQAQAHYGNEDQTDDQYVDEKMEKYEPEDMGEEYEQAYDQDYETSREASEAAEVIMNMEDGTVYTEEVTAENLESAEIITDEMTDQILQSGTVVHFQQQVDTGKIQVIPVMLSLPDLTDANSEVNLATASIMYNANEDGVL
- the LOC107220519 gene encoding uncharacterized protein LOC107220519 isoform X2, which translates into the protein MSASEEGMIYFAYQGDDDDDDRGSNLPGVSTEQLITLGESKGKPDGTTRDTVNDAVTDHDYIDLIQDKQIDQLSNIEDGTIIIIHDQDEVDESASPNPVVVAPPKEQQTFSQITNLSQLKKVTPRLKLPSSEQNLVKGLAELRKMNTQLRDKRTAAISDEAKQQLKKYCRTCAGLKLPLVDIFSDKVSENEGTADRFEDVTDPNRNDDNESIEEFDPEDLPLHADSSEYDGSNDERDEPEFQKVKKAYTESESHKGELSATPAVYQYDDTKKAYVKYEAGDSKENLRNPVKQVIKTETEEDVTDSKEQPNILKKRLSVPLTSKSVLDAVETGLSVDLNSSTISEKTLQKLSVNHPMSIGSKDEDGIMYVTVKGSKPNELLLVKVKKMDKPGEKTEDTNLSHTAIDMKPVDRMLKKYEALKMKEKDLFSDKFRKPDIREQIIEEQIEEYKRRREQVLGSNSTMTTDNGSFKSIKTEGKSTYRTYSQNTGEESCTIKIKDDPGDLEACEENPCNEESQADGEKSDECHSSTDKPYPSSEDYLARLARLEQKWEEAKQKRESLQKEFDESCIEGNQEKLERILGEKDKNLKEFEDYLKQRKIVINRLKDEDIISLYENRHNMVMKEDVELSQNSGDDMFVIEETIPLEDYLECDYCPATFPFNDVLQEHMKTHDYKILHYCEDCNTEFSTNKARKNHNITCMQKLICKYCELMLDSKGKKRQHEQKHCDSMYGQLCDYCGEKFKHQGTLDQHIKMQHMSWEKVFQCPKCPKKFAFKQKLSFHVKSVHTTLRAFLCEDCGADFKNPASLRHHRIRKHQPVGNKRECTVCHKLVPFYSLSKHMHTHKAYTIQCPHCDKMFKNSSTLKQHVRIHEDQRQYRCDICGVGFNRRDGLRLHMRVHEKTDSRGLKECSCQVCGEKFPNHSMLVIHRNRVHKDGRQYTCHICNRSMISPRSLEWHMSHIHNQALPGEVKSDPLAPTEKKRVTCYHCEKTFKTEMILRTHIKNTHVKKDPMKCAECDEVFTSEVRMRHHMMVVHNRLEGTLPCPHCPKRFVNQLRLKTHMISHSEERPYTCEICGFNLKTKIQLIKHHQNRHSDERPLQCRFCPWRCKQVSALVCHERTHTNERPYACSVCRQRFKYLGDKNKHERRHESLGGSGFKRIVTGRNTKQPKIQAVELTSCSEQDQEDYEQAQAHYGNEDQTDDQYVDEKMEKYEPEDMGEEYEQAYDQDYETSREASEAAEVIMNMEDGTVYTEEVTAENLESAEIITDEMTDQILQSGTVVHFQQQVDTGKIQVIPVMLSLPDLTDANSEVNLATASIMYNANEDGVL